One window of Priestia filamentosa genomic DNA carries:
- a CDS encoding HAD-IA family hydrolase has translation MNILWDFDGTIFDTYPTIVQTFKRLINDKDVSDEEVLEKLKVSSLHAMDYFGVEKKEFDKTFHQQESELDVREKPPFAHVEEVLKAASCNVIVTHKAKKSAVDILTHYKLKHYFTEIITLDDGYNRKPDPQSYRYLHNLYHIDLVIGDRELDLQPGREIGIKTCAFQNAYLAADFHLQDYQQFFTRVMPYL, from the coding sequence ATGAATATTCTATGGGATTTTGACGGAACTATTTTTGATACATATCCGACTATTGTTCAGACGTTTAAACGGTTAATAAACGATAAGGATGTAAGTGATGAAGAAGTGCTTGAAAAATTAAAAGTATCTTCGCTTCATGCAATGGACTATTTTGGAGTTGAAAAAAAGGAGTTTGATAAAACATTTCATCAACAAGAAAGCGAGCTTGACGTTCGAGAAAAGCCTCCGTTTGCTCACGTTGAAGAGGTGCTGAAGGCCGCTTCTTGTAACGTTATTGTGACTCATAAAGCTAAAAAATCGGCAGTGGATATTTTAACACACTACAAGTTAAAGCATTACTTTACAGAGATTATTACCCTTGATGATGGCTATAATCGAAAGCCAGATCCTCAATCATATCGTTATTTACATAACTTATATCATATTGATTTAGTGATTGGCGATCGAGAACTTGATCTTCAGCCAGGGAGAGAAATCGGGATTAAAACATGTGCGTTCCAAAATGCTTATCTTGCAGCAGATTTTCATCTTCAAGATTATCAGCAATTTTTCACGAGAGTTATGCCTTACTTATAA
- a CDS encoding glutamate synthase subunit beta, whose amino-acid sequence MGKATGFMEYDREAPKQRDPKKRTGDWKEYANSFTDEQLSRQGARCMDCGTPFCQMGTEINGMTAGCPIHNLIPEWNDLVYRGRWKEALNRLLKTNNFPEFTGRVCPAPCEGSCTVSINDPAVAIKNIERSIIDKGFQEGWITPRIPSERTGKRIAVVGSGPAGLAAADQLNQVGHTVTVYERADRIGGLLMYGIPSMKLEKEVVERRVNLLRQEGIDFVTNTEIGKDITAEQLKEEYDAVILCTGAQKQRDLVMEGRELKGVHLAMDYLTHSTKQVLNGSDFDEAFDAKGKDVIVIGGGDTGADCIATAVRQGCNSLAQFGKHPILPNDRSLDNPWPQSPLTFALDYAHEEAQASLGKDPREYLIQTKKFVGDEEGNLKEVHTVAMEKVIENGKFVFNEIPGTEKVWPAQLVFVAIGFEGTEMPLLSQFGVEVERNRVKAEYGTYETNVDGVFAAGDARRGQSLIVWAINEGRGVAKSVDHYLMGVTNLPV is encoded by the coding sequence ATGGGAAAAGCAACAGGATTTATGGAGTATGATCGGGAAGCACCAAAACAGCGCGACCCTAAAAAACGCACAGGAGATTGGAAAGAGTACGCCAACTCATTTACAGATGAACAGTTGAGTCGCCAAGGCGCTCGATGTATGGATTGCGGCACACCATTTTGCCAAATGGGAACTGAAATAAATGGGATGACAGCAGGCTGTCCTATTCATAACTTAATTCCAGAGTGGAATGATCTTGTGTACCGCGGTAGATGGAAAGAAGCGTTAAACAGACTTCTAAAAACAAATAATTTTCCAGAGTTCACAGGGCGCGTTTGTCCAGCGCCTTGTGAAGGCTCTTGTACAGTTTCAATCAATGATCCAGCCGTTGCGATTAAGAATATCGAGCGTTCAATCATTGATAAGGGCTTCCAAGAAGGATGGATTACACCACGTATTCCAAGCGAGCGTACAGGAAAAAGAATTGCTGTTGTTGGATCAGGTCCAGCAGGATTAGCAGCGGCTGACCAGCTTAACCAAGTTGGTCACACTGTTACAGTATATGAACGTGCAGATCGTATCGGCGGCCTTTTAATGTACGGTATTCCAAGCATGAAGCTTGAAAAGGAAGTTGTAGAACGTCGCGTTAACTTACTTCGCCAAGAAGGCATTGATTTTGTGACAAATACAGAGATCGGAAAAGACATTACAGCAGAGCAGTTGAAAGAAGAATACGATGCTGTCATTCTCTGTACGGGAGCGCAAAAACAGCGTGATCTTGTAATGGAAGGACGCGAATTAAAAGGAGTTCATCTTGCAATGGACTACTTAACACATTCAACAAAGCAAGTGTTAAACGGTTCAGATTTTGATGAAGCTTTTGATGCAAAAGGAAAAGATGTTATTGTAATCGGCGGCGGAGACACTGGTGCTGACTGTATCGCAACGGCTGTGCGTCAAGGCTGTAATAGCTTAGCTCAGTTTGGTAAACATCCAATTTTACCAAATGATCGCTCACTTGATAATCCATGGCCACAATCACCGCTTACATTTGCGCTTGATTATGCTCATGAAGAAGCACAGGCATCTCTAGGGAAAGATCCTCGTGAATATCTTATCCAAACGAAAAAGTTTGTGGGAGATGAAGAAGGCAACTTAAAAGAAGTGCATACAGTAGCAATGGAGAAAGTAATTGAAAACGGAAAATTTGTTTTCAATGAAATTCCAGGGACTGAAAAAGTATGGCCTGCACAGCTTGTATTTGTTGCAATTGGATTTGAAGGAACAGAAATGCCGCTTCTTTCTCAATTTGGAGTAGAAGTTGAGCGTAACCGTGTTAAAGCAGAATACGGCACATATGAGACGAACGTTGATGGCGTTTTTGCTGCAGGTGATGCACGTCGTGGTCAAAGTTTAATTGTTTGGGCAATTAATGAAGGTCGTGGCGTAGCGAAGAGCGTTGATCATTATTTGATGGGCGTTACAAACTTACCTGTCTAA
- the gltB gene encoding glutamate synthase large subunit, translating to MTINKLPQAQGLYRPEFEHDACGIGLYAHLNGRASHDIVEKGLHMLDQLEHRGGQGSDPETSDGVGIMVQIPHDFFQSVCTFTFPEKGHYGVGMIFFPQDEKERAHYESEINRIIEEEGQQLLGWRTVPVDSTHIGPTGRESQPYVRQVFIAKNENVEEGLPFERKLYVIRKRAEKVGENTAFYFASLSSQTIVYKGLMTPSKVSSFYKDLKDERFTSGFSLVHSRFSTNTFPSWERAHPNRYLIHNGEINTLRGNINWMRAREQQFISKAFGDDLDKVMPLLDINGSDSSILDNAFEFFTLAGRKPAHTAMMLIPEPWARDENMEDDKKAFYQYHSCLMEPWDGPTAVVFTDGNEIGAILDRNGLRPARYYVTKDDYLILSSEVGVIDVDPENVLYKDRLSPGKMLLLNLEEGRIISDRELKEEMISEHPYREWLNEQMIEINDLEQAEVSEKVENLVQLQKAFGYTYEEVSKNIIPMVTEGKDPIGSMGLDTPLAVLSNRSHLLYNYFKQLFAQVTNPPIDAIREEIVTSTMTLLGQEGNILHPDKSAARRIMLDAPFLTNEEVARLKETNVKEFKTKTLSLLFKEDIEKALETLCGEVDKAMAEGNTIIVLSDRGVDEHNMAMPTLLAGSAVHQYLVEKGTRTAVSLVAETAEAREVHHFAVLIGYGIDAINPYLAYETLREGIKDGVIKVSYDKAVATFNNTASEGVVKVMSKVGVSTIQSYRGAQIFEAVGIGEDVINRYFTGTASQLSGVGLDVIEQEVKMRHEAAFVGNYKDETLEAGSELQWRRNGEHHAFNPQTIHTLQHACRTGNYELFKKYSKMADDEQLTFLRNAFSFNKKRKSISIDEVESVDSIVKRFKTGAMSFGSLSEEAHSTLAIAMNRLGGKSNSGEGGEDPARFTRDENGDYRRSAIKQVASGRFGVNSHYLVNADELQIKMAQGAKPGEGGQLPGTKVYPWVAEVRGSTPGVSLISPPPHHDIYSIEDLAQLIHDLKNANSKARISVKLVSKAGVGTIAAGVAKAVADVIVISGYDGGTGASPKTSIKHTGLPWELGLTEAHQTLMMNKLRSRVILETDGKLMTGRDVVMAALFGAEEYGFATAPLVVLGCIMMRACHLDTCPVGVATQNPELRKKFLGDPDHIVNFMRFIAQEVREIMAELGFRSVEEMVGQTEVLEVSDRTKSHWKAKHLDLTKLLYKVEGEHTRTEYQNHKLDQSLDVAEILPKCERALNDRTQVDLSFNIRNVNRVVGTIVGSEVTRRFGEKGLPEDTITLRFNGSAGQSFGAFVPKGMTLNLQGDANDYVGKGLSGGKIIVRAPEVKAQAPEDNVIAGNVSLIGATAGEAYIEGRAGERFCVRNSGAHAVVEGVGDHGCEYMTGGRAVIIGAVGKNFGAGMSGGVAYVLPDDVEHFDQTANKEMVYFETLQDEEDIKELKAMLTKHMNYTGSVKATQILAHWEESVAKFVKVIPKDYKRMLQTIEAMKASGMEKDEAVMAAFKANSSNKSEKVDETLQTIGS from the coding sequence ATGACAATAAATAAACTACCTCAAGCACAAGGTCTTTACCGCCCAGAATTTGAGCATGATGCATGTGGAATCGGTCTTTACGCACATTTAAATGGTCGTGCGTCGCATGATATCGTGGAAAAAGGGCTTCATATGCTTGATCAATTAGAGCATCGTGGTGGGCAGGGAAGTGACCCAGAGACAAGTGATGGAGTTGGCATTATGGTCCAAATTCCTCACGACTTTTTTCAAAGCGTTTGTACTTTTACATTCCCTGAAAAAGGCCACTATGGAGTTGGTATGATCTTTTTCCCACAGGATGAGAAAGAGCGCGCTCACTATGAATCGGAAATTAACAGAATAATCGAAGAAGAAGGACAACAATTATTAGGCTGGAGAACGGTGCCTGTTGACAGTACGCACATTGGACCAACAGGAAGAGAAAGTCAGCCATACGTTCGTCAAGTTTTCATTGCCAAAAATGAAAATGTTGAAGAAGGCTTACCGTTTGAGCGGAAATTGTATGTAATTCGCAAACGTGCTGAAAAAGTTGGTGAAAATACAGCGTTCTATTTTGCGAGCCTTTCAAGTCAAACGATCGTATACAAAGGGCTTATGACACCGTCTAAAGTATCTAGTTTTTATAAAGATTTAAAAGACGAGCGTTTTACATCAGGTTTTTCACTTGTTCACTCACGATTTAGTACAAATACGTTCCCAAGCTGGGAAAGAGCGCATCCAAACCGTTATTTAATTCACAATGGTGAAATTAATACGCTTCGTGGAAACATTAACTGGATGAGAGCACGTGAGCAGCAGTTTATTTCAAAAGCATTTGGCGATGATCTAGATAAAGTAATGCCTCTTCTCGATATAAATGGAAGTGATTCTTCTATTTTAGACAATGCATTTGAATTTTTCACGCTTGCTGGCAGAAAACCTGCCCATACTGCAATGATGCTTATTCCAGAACCATGGGCACGCGATGAGAATATGGAAGACGATAAAAAAGCTTTTTACCAATATCATAGCTGTCTTATGGAGCCGTGGGATGGTCCAACGGCAGTCGTGTTTACAGATGGAAATGAAATTGGCGCTATTTTAGATCGTAACGGTCTTCGTCCTGCCCGTTATTATGTAACAAAAGATGATTATCTTATTCTTTCTTCTGAAGTTGGCGTAATTGACGTTGATCCGGAGAATGTTTTATATAAAGATCGTTTAAGTCCAGGGAAAATGCTTCTTTTAAACCTTGAAGAAGGACGAATTATCTCAGACCGTGAGCTGAAGGAAGAGATGATTTCAGAGCACCCATACCGCGAATGGTTAAACGAGCAAATGATTGAAATTAATGATTTAGAGCAAGCTGAAGTTTCTGAAAAAGTAGAAAATTTAGTTCAGTTGCAAAAAGCATTTGGTTATACGTATGAGGAAGTTTCAAAAAATATTATCCCTATGGTTACAGAAGGAAAAGATCCAATTGGGTCAATGGGACTTGATACACCGCTTGCTGTGCTTTCTAATCGTTCACATTTATTGTACAACTATTTCAAGCAGCTTTTCGCTCAAGTTACAAACCCGCCAATTGATGCAATTCGAGAAGAAATTGTGACATCAACAATGACGCTGTTAGGTCAAGAAGGCAACATTCTTCACCCTGATAAATCAGCAGCACGTCGTATTATGCTTGATGCACCATTTTTAACAAATGAAGAAGTAGCTCGTTTGAAAGAAACAAATGTGAAAGAATTTAAAACAAAAACCCTATCACTTCTTTTTAAAGAAGATATCGAAAAAGCGCTTGAAACGCTTTGTGGGGAAGTAGACAAAGCAATGGCAGAAGGAAACACAATTATCGTCTTATCAGACAGAGGCGTTGATGAGCACAATATGGCAATGCCAACGCTCCTAGCAGGAAGTGCTGTGCATCAGTATCTTGTAGAAAAGGGAACGAGAACAGCTGTAAGCTTAGTTGCAGAAACAGCAGAAGCTCGTGAAGTTCACCATTTTGCGGTTCTTATTGGTTATGGAATTGATGCAATCAATCCTTACCTTGCATATGAAACACTTCGTGAAGGAATTAAAGATGGGGTTATTAAAGTTTCTTATGACAAAGCTGTTGCAACTTTCAATAACACAGCATCTGAAGGTGTTGTAAAAGTTATGTCAAAAGTAGGGGTTTCAACTATACAAAGTTACAGAGGTGCTCAGATTTTTGAAGCAGTAGGTATCGGAGAAGATGTTATTAACCGCTATTTTACAGGTACAGCATCACAGCTTAGCGGAGTTGGGCTAGACGTTATTGAACAAGAAGTGAAAATGCGTCATGAAGCAGCATTTGTTGGCAATTATAAGGATGAAACGCTTGAGGCTGGAAGTGAACTACAGTGGAGACGAAATGGTGAGCATCATGCGTTCAATCCACAAACAATTCATACGCTTCAACATGCATGTCGTACAGGAAACTATGAACTTTTCAAAAAATATTCGAAAATGGCAGATGACGAACAGCTTACGTTCTTACGCAATGCCTTTTCATTTAATAAAAAGAGAAAAAGCATTTCAATTGATGAAGTAGAGTCTGTTGATTCGATTGTAAAACGATTCAAAACAGGAGCAATGTCGTTTGGATCTCTTAGTGAAGAGGCTCATTCAACATTAGCGATTGCAATGAACCGTCTTGGCGGAAAGAGTAACAGTGGAGAAGGTGGAGAAGATCCAGCACGTTTTACAAGAGACGAAAATGGAGACTACCGCCGCAGTGCAATTAAACAAGTAGCATCAGGCCGATTTGGTGTAAACTCACACTATCTTGTAAATGCAGATGAGCTTCAAATCAAAATGGCACAAGGAGCAAAGCCTGGTGAAGGTGGTCAGCTTCCGGGAACAAAAGTATATCCATGGGTAGCTGAAGTACGTGGCTCAACGCCTGGTGTTAGCTTAATTTCACCACCGCCGCATCATGATATTTATTCTATTGAAGACTTAGCACAGCTTATTCATGATCTTAAAAATGCCAACTCAAAAGCACGCATTAGCGTAAAGCTTGTATCAAAAGCAGGGGTTGGAACGATTGCAGCGGGTGTTGCAAAAGCAGTTGCAGACGTTATTGTAATCAGTGGTTATGATGGAGGAACAGGTGCATCACCAAAAACAAGTATTAAGCATACAGGTCTTCCATGGGAGCTTGGCTTAACAGAAGCGCATCAGACGCTGATGATGAACAAACTTCGCAGCCGCGTTATTTTAGAAACAGATGGAAAACTGATGACAGGCCGTGATGTTGTAATGGCTGCCCTATTTGGAGCAGAAGAATACGGGTTTGCAACAGCTCCACTTGTTGTTCTTGGTTGTATTATGATGAGAGCATGTCATCTTGATACTTGTCCAGTTGGTGTGGCAACTCAAAACCCTGAGCTTCGTAAAAAGTTTTTAGGTGACCCAGATCATATCGTAAACTTCATGCGTTTTATTGCACAAGAAGTACGTGAAATTATGGCAGAGCTTGGCTTCCGTAGTGTAGAGGAAATGGTTGGTCAAACAGAAGTGCTTGAAGTGAGTGACCGTACAAAATCTCACTGGAAAGCAAAGCATCTTGATTTAACAAAGCTTCTTTATAAAGTAGAAGGAGAGCATACGCGTACAGAATATCAAAATCATAAGCTTGATCAATCACTTGACGTAGCTGAGATTTTACCAAAATGTGAGCGTGCTCTTAACGATAGAACACAAGTTGATTTAAGCTTTAATATTCGCAACGTTAACCGTGTTGTTGGAACTATTGTGGGAAGTGAAGTAACGCGTCGTTTTGGTGAGAAAGGTCTTCCAGAAGATACGATTACGCTTCGCTTTAACGGTTCAGCAGGTCAAAGCTTCGGAGCATTTGTTCCAAAAGGGATGACACTGAACTTACAAGGAGATGCAAACGACTACGTTGGAAAAGGACTTTCAGGTGGTAAAATTATCGTTCGCGCTCCTGAAGTAAAAGCCCAGGCGCCAGAAGACAATGTTATTGCTGGAAATGTGTCACTTATTGGAGCAACAGCTGGTGAAGCATATATTGAAGGTCGCGCTGGGGAACGCTTCTGTGTTCGAAACAGCGGAGCACACGCTGTTGTGGAAGGTGTTGGAGATCATGGCTGTGAGTACATGACAGGAGGCCGCGCTGTTATTATTGGAGCTGTTGGTAAGAACTTCGGCGCTGGAATGTCAGGTGGCGTTGCGTATGTTCTTCCAGATGATGTTGAGCACTTTGATCAAACGGCAAATAAAGAAATGGTGTATTTTGAAACTCTTCAAGATGAAGAAGACATTAAAGAACTAAAAGCAATGTTAACAAAACATATGAACTATACAGGAAGTGTGAAAGCAACACAAATTTTAGCTCATTGGGAAGAGTCTGTTGCAAAGTTTGTGAAAGTCATTCCGAAAGATTACAAACGCATGCTACAAACAATTGAAGCAATGAAAGCGTCTGGAATGGAAAAAGATGAAGCAGTTATGGCTGCCTTTAAAGCAAACTCATCAAATAAATCTGAAAAAGTAGATGAGACTCTTCAAACAATCGGATCTTAA
- a CDS encoding LysR family transcriptional regulator codes for MELRQLIYFVEVAKREHVSEAAFALHVAQSAVSRQISNLETELGVALFEREGRNIKLTTIGKLFLTHTETALKAIDNAKQLIDEHLDPERGTIKIGFPTSLASHTLPTVISAFKGKHPNVAFHLRQGSYKFLIDAVKNREIDLAFLGPVPRDDNDVEGTILFSEKILALLPSNHPLASKERIRLDQLRNDAFVLFPKGYVLHRLAIDACKQSGFKANVSSVGEDLDAIKGLVSAGIGVTLLPESTLYETMPKFTVKVPIEFPHVTRTVGIIIPKHRKLAPSEQLFYEFVKDFFSILQQYS; via the coding sequence ATGGAGCTCAGACAGCTTATTTATTTTGTAGAAGTGGCAAAGCGTGAGCACGTTTCAGAGGCTGCGTTTGCCCTTCATGTTGCTCAGTCTGCGGTAAGTAGACAAATTAGTAACTTGGAGACAGAACTTGGGGTTGCTCTTTTTGAGCGAGAGGGTCGGAACATTAAATTAACGACAATCGGGAAGCTTTTCTTAACTCACACAGAGACAGCGTTAAAAGCAATTGATAATGCAAAGCAGCTTATTGATGAACATCTTGATCCTGAACGGGGGACAATTAAAATTGGCTTTCCAACAAGCCTTGCAAGCCACACATTACCAACCGTTATTTCCGCCTTTAAAGGAAAACATCCGAACGTTGCCTTTCATCTTCGTCAAGGTTCTTATAAATTTTTAATTGATGCCGTTAAAAACCGAGAAATTGATTTAGCTTTTTTAGGACCTGTTCCACGAGATGATAACGATGTAGAAGGAACGATTTTGTTTTCTGAGAAGATTTTGGCTCTTCTTCCTTCAAACCATCCTCTTGCAAGCAAGGAACGAATCAGGCTTGATCAGCTTCGCAATGATGCGTTCGTTCTTTTTCCAAAAGGTTATGTCTTGCACAGACTTGCGATTGATGCGTGTAAACAGTCGGGATTCAAAGCAAATGTATCATCAGTTGGAGAAGATCTTGATGCAATTAAAGGACTTGTTTCAGCAGGGATTGGTGTAACGCTTCTTCCAGAAAGTACGCTGTATGAAACAATGCCAAAGTTTACGGTAAAAGTGCCGATTGAATTTCCACATGTGACAAGAACCGTTGGTATAATTATTCCTAAACATCGTAAACTTGCTCCATCTGAACAACTTTTTTATGAATTTGTGAAAGACTTTTTCTCTATTCTACAGCAGTACAGTTAA
- a CDS encoding thiol-disulfide oxidoreductase DCC family protein yields MKHLVFYDADCPLCSNVKKVVQALDWGKRLDWMPVQSIQSEQKFRFLAKRNIYDEIHMISRDNELFSGFYTVRKILKSLPLTWPIGMLLFLPLMEKLGVPLYTWVSENRYEWFGRYSEKGQHAY; encoded by the coding sequence ATGAAACATCTTGTTTTTTATGATGCTGACTGTCCCCTTTGTTCAAATGTAAAAAAAGTTGTCCAAGCCCTTGATTGGGGAAAACGTCTTGATTGGATGCCTGTTCAATCTATTCAATCTGAACAAAAGTTCCGCTTTTTAGCTAAGCGTAATATTTATGACGAAATTCATATGATTTCTCGTGATAATGAACTGTTTAGCGGATTTTATACCGTTCGGAAAATTTTAAAATCACTCCCGCTTACATGGCCAATTGGCATGCTTCTTTTTCTTCCGCTCATGGAGAAGCTAGGTGTGCCACTTTATACATGGGTTTCTGAAAACCGCTATGAATGGTTTGGACGCTATTCGGAAAAAGGACAGCACGCGTATTAA
- a CDS encoding prohibitin family protein: protein MLKTGKAKLGAVLVGLAIILGGVLAIMSITQVDQGHIGVVYNRSGGVEKQTLGQGWHFVSPWKKVTQYPVAMETVSYEDVPLATKDGKPLDIDATYNYANNPEKVVDIFNKFKGAKPEVIENTFLQSRMKDAALSVTSKYTILEIFQKREQIKTEIEQEFIKDANKYGFVVSDFVLGTPKPDEKTQKAIQNVVDAQQKLEAMNVEKQQAEVQAEKAKVEAQGKADAAIIKAKAEAEANKVVSESLTPEVIEMKRIEKWDGDKNVQTKVVGSDSDVIVGGK, encoded by the coding sequence ATGTTGAAAACAGGAAAAGCAAAGCTTGGGGCCGTGCTTGTAGGGCTAGCGATTATTTTAGGTGGGGTACTTGCTATTATGTCGATTACTCAAGTTGATCAAGGTCATATCGGGGTTGTGTACAATAGATCTGGAGGGGTTGAAAAGCAAACGCTTGGTCAAGGATGGCACTTTGTATCTCCATGGAAGAAAGTCACACAATATCCGGTTGCAATGGAAACGGTATCATATGAAGATGTACCACTTGCAACGAAAGATGGAAAACCGCTTGATATTGATGCAACATATAACTACGCAAACAATCCTGAGAAAGTTGTTGATATCTTCAATAAGTTTAAAGGAGCAAAGCCAGAAGTGATTGAGAACACGTTCCTTCAGTCACGGATGAAAGATGCGGCATTATCTGTAACATCTAAATACACGATTCTTGAAATCTTCCAAAAGCGTGAGCAGATTAAAACAGAGATTGAGCAAGAGTTTATAAAAGATGCCAATAAGTATGGATTCGTTGTTTCAGACTTTGTTCTTGGTACACCAAAACCAGATGAAAAAACACAAAAAGCGATTCAAAATGTTGTAGATGCACAGCAAAAGCTTGAAGCAATGAACGTTGAGAAGCAGCAAGCAGAAGTGCAGGCTGAAAAAGCAAAAGTAGAAGCACAAGGTAAGGCAGACGCTGCAATTATTAAAGCAAAAGCAGAAGCAGAAGCAAACAAAGTAGTCAGTGAATCATTAACACCAGAAGTAATTGAAATGAAGCGTATTGAGAAATGGGATGGAGACAAAAATGTTCAAACGAAAGTTGTTGGCTCTGATTCTGATGTTATTGTTGGTGGAAAATAA
- the glsA gene encoding glutaminase A, which translates to MQCESSQDLKNLVDEARIYTKEGQVAQYIPALREADPDKLAVAVYYPNGNCYAAGDVKHKMTLQSISKVISLALALMDRGEDFVFDYVGKEPTGDPFNSVIKLETISPSKPLNPMINAGALAVTHMLMGSSVEERFNRLLDFVKELTDKPTITYNKEIAQSEFETAELNRALCYFLKQHDVINEDVEELMELYTKQCAIEVDSVDLARIGCVFAMNGVDPRTGKQIIPANIARICKTFMVTCGMYNASGEFAIDVGIPAKSGVSGGVMGAVPNRCGIGIYGAALDDKGNSVAGIKLLEMMSRKYALSMF; encoded by the coding sequence ATGCAATGTGAATCAAGTCAAGACTTAAAAAACCTAGTTGATGAAGCTAGAATTTATACAAAAGAAGGACAAGTTGCTCAATACATACCAGCTTTAAGAGAAGCAGATCCAGATAAATTAGCTGTTGCCGTCTATTATCCAAATGGTAACTGTTATGCAGCGGGAGATGTTAAACATAAGATGACGTTACAAAGTATCTCTAAGGTCATTAGTTTAGCACTAGCGTTAATGGATAGAGGAGAAGATTTCGTATTTGACTATGTAGGAAAAGAGCCTACGGGCGATCCGTTTAATTCAGTTATTAAATTAGAGACGATTTCACCTTCTAAACCTCTGAACCCAATGATTAACGCAGGAGCTTTAGCTGTTACACATATGCTTATGGGAAGCAGCGTAGAGGAAAGATTTAATCGTCTTTTAGACTTTGTTAAAGAACTTACAGACAAGCCTACAATTACGTATAATAAAGAAATTGCTCAGTCTGAATTTGAAACAGCTGAATTAAACAGAGCTCTTTGTTATTTCTTAAAACAGCATGACGTCATTAACGAAGATGTTGAAGAGTTAATGGAGCTATATACAAAACAGTGTGCAATTGAAGTTGATTCTGTAGACTTAGCGAGAATTGGCTGCGTGTTTGCAATGAACGGTGTAGACCCAAGAACAGGAAAGCAAATCATTCCAGCTAATATCGCAAGAATATGTAAAACATTTATGGTGACGTGCGGGATGTATAATGCTTCTGGAGAATTTGCAATTGATGTTGGCATTCCAGCCAAAAGTGGCGTATCAGGCGGTGTAATGGGAGCTGTGCCTAATCGCTGTGGAATTGGTATCTACGGTGCTGCACTAGATGATAAAGGGAACAGTGTAGCAGGTATTAAGTTGTTAGAAATGATGTCTAGAAAGTATGCGTTGAGTATGTTTTAA